CGGAGGCCGGCCGCCTGCGCCGCACGGAAGCGGCGTTCCCCGGCGACCAGTTCGTACCCCTCGCCGCGCGGGCGGACGAGGAGCGGCTGGAGCAGGCCCTTTTCGCGGATCGAGGCGGCGAGCTCCTCCAGCGCCGCGGGATCGAAGGCTTTACGGGGCTGGTGCGGGTTGGGACGGATCAGGGCGAGGGGCACGCGGGTGAGGCCCGTCGGGACCTTGGGAAGAAGGGCCTCGAGGCCGCGTCCCAGTCCGCTAGGCTTCTTCGACACGGCGGATCACCTCCTCGGCGAGGCGGCGGTACGCCTGCGCTCCGGTCGAGGTCGGGGCGTAGTACGCGACCGGCTTGCCGTAACTCGGGGCCTCCGAGAGCCGCACGTTGCGCGGGATGACCGTCCAGAAGACGAGATCACCGAAGTGGTCCCGAACGTTGGCCTCCACCTGCTGCGCGAGGAGGGTGCGCCCGTCGAACATGGTGAGCAGGATGCCGAGGAGCCGCAAGGTCGGGTTGAGCCGGGCCCGTACCTCGGCGATCGTGTCCATCAGGCCGGCGATGCCCTCGAGGGCATAGTACTCGGCCTGCAGAGGCACGAGTACCCCCTCCGCCGCAACGAGGGCGTTCAGGGTGAGCGGACCGAGGCTGGGCGGGGCGTCGAAGAGGACCAGGTCATACACGGACCACAACGGCTCCAGCCGCTCGCGCAGGCGGTACGGGTCCTCCACGAGGCCGGCCGACGCCCCCACCAGATCCGGGGAGGCGGGGAGGAGGTCCAGCCCGAAGGGCTCCAGCACGACCACGGCTTCCTCCGGGGGCACCCTCCCGTCGAGGACGGCGTGGACTCCCCCGTCCACGTGCCGCACCCCCAGGCCGGAGGTCGCGTTGGCCTGGGGGTCCAGGTCCACCAACAGCACGCGTTTCCCCAAACGGGCGAGGTACGCCACCAGGTTCACCGCGGTCGTGGTCTTCCCCACCCCACCTTTTTGGTTCGCTACCGCGATCCGTTTCATACGCGTTCCCTCTCGATGCGCAGCGCCACCAGGTACGCCCCTCCCCCCAACGGTTTCACGTGAAATGCCTCCGCTCCCAGGGCCGCCACCTCCCCTTCCCAGTCCGCCCCCTTCCGCGAGATCAGCACCATGGGGTACCGCGCCGCG
This region of Marinithermus hydrothermalis DSM 14884 genomic DNA includes:
- a CDS encoding ParA family protein; amino-acid sequence: MKRIAVANQKGGVGKTTTAVNLVAYLARLGKRVLLVDLDPQANATSGLGVRHVDGGVHAVLDGRVPPEEAVVVLEPFGLDLLPASPDLVGASAGLVEDPYRLRERLEPLWSVYDLVLFDAPPSLGPLTLNALVAAEGVLVPLQAEYYALEGIAGLMDTIAEVRARLNPTLRLLGILLTMFDGRTLLAQQVEANVRDHFGDLVFWTVIPRNVRLSEAPSYGKPVAYYAPTSTGAQAYRRLAEEVIRRVEEA